In one window of Vulpes vulpes isolate BD-2025 chromosome 1, VulVul3, whole genome shotgun sequence DNA:
- the ZNF112 gene encoding zinc finger protein 112 isoform X2: protein MIKFQEPVMFKDVAVVFSEEELGLLDSTQRKLYRDVMLENFRNLVSVGNQFYKPELIFQLEREEKLLMMETETQRDGYIGTKSQHNMKSNQEVGLGYISPKELSSWQTWQQGAGGLITKCQDSMKKFQGNISHLQKQGDFPCQVWAGVPIHISEDENCILTHIEDVSNCLKSQEFPSWRAQHSWRKMYLTESHNYQCRCQQILMKNNFCKCDSTSWVSHHNDSVGVHRTEENYSCHDCGENIMKVSLLNQDLIQIGQKPYPCNEYRRAFSDDSSLEVYQKLELEGKGHTYSPCRKGCSYSSALCIHQSVHRGDGCVFESSHLQSHQRKPTEEKPCKCGYGESFSQCSSLNTCELTHIGETSCTCNIYEKDFSHSLDLNSIFSVCTVEKPHEYEENGNVFNQSSCLQVHQKIHTEEKLYTNVEYEKGFICSSNLNIQHRVHTEEIPYNSEECGNAFNLASHFQDLQIVHTREQPYKHYACGNSFNQNSYLQGHQKIHIGEKAYKDCGNGFNWSSKLKDRQRVHTGEKPYKCNACGKGFSHRSVLNVHQRVHTGEKPYKCEECDKGFSRSSYLQAHQRVHTGEKPYKCEECGKGFSRNSYLQGHQRVHTGEKPYKCEECGKGFSRSSHLQGHQRVHTGEKPFKCEECGKGFSWSFNLQIHQRVHTGEKPYKCGECGKGFSKASTLLAHQRVHTGEKPYQCDECGKSFSQRSYLQSHQSVHTGERPYICEVCGKGFSQRAYLQGHQRVHTRVKPYKCEMCGKGFSQSSRLEAHRRVHTGGKPYKCEVCTKGFSESSRLQAHQRVHTEGRPYKCEQCGKGFSGFSSLQAHHRVHTGEKPYKCEVCGKGFSQRSNLQAHQRVHTGEKPYKCDACGKGFRWSSGLLIHQRVHSGDKFYKSEEYGKDYPSSENPYRNEVL, encoded by the exons atgatCAAGTTCCAG GAGCCAGTGATGTTTAAGGATGTGGCTGTGGTCTTCAGTGAAGAGGAGCTGGGGCTGCTGGACTCCACCCAGAGGAAGCTGTACCGAGATGTGATGCTGGAGAATTTCAGGAACCTGGTCTCTGTGG GGAATCAGTTCTACAAACCAGAGCTTATATTCCAactggagagggaagaaaagcttTTGATGATGGAGACAGAAACCCAGAGAGATGGATATATAG GAACCAAGAGTCAGCATAATATGAAGAGTAATCAAGAAGTGGGATTAGGCTACATTTCTCCCAAGGAGCTTTCATCCTGGCAGACCTGGCAACAAGGTGCAGGTGGTTTAATAACCAAGTGTCAAGATTCCATGAAAAAATTTCAAGGGAAtatttctcatttgcaaaaacaAGGTGATTTCCCCTGCCAGGTTTGGGCAGGAGTGCCAATTCATATATCTGAAGATGAGAACTGTATACTGACTCATATAGAGGATGTTTCCAATTGCCTAAAAAGCCAAGAATTTCCATCTTGGAGAGCCCAGCATTCTTGGAGGAAAATGTATCTGACAGAGTCACATAATTATCAGTGTAGATGTCAGcaaattttgatgaaaaataatttctgtaagtGTGACAGCACCAGTTGGGTCTCACATCACAATGATAGTGTGGGAGTacacagaacagaagaaaattacAGCTGCCATGACTGTGGAGAGAACATCATGAAGGTTTCTTTGCTTAATCAGGACTTAATACAAATAGGGCAAAAGCCCTACCCCTGTAATGAGTACAGAAGAGCCTTCAGTGATGACTCCAGCTTAGAAGTTTATCAGAAGTTAGAATTAGAAGGGAAGGGCCACACCTACAGTCCGTGTAGAAAGGGCTGTAGTTACAGTTCAGCTCTTTGTATTCATCAAAGTGTTCATAGAGGAGATGGTTGTGTTTTTGAGAGTTCACATCTGCAGTCCCATCAGAGAAAACCTACAGAAGAGAAGCCATGTAAGTGTGGATATGGTGAGAGCTTCAGTCAGTGCTCCTCTCTTAACACTTGTGAACTTACTCACATAGGAGAGACATCCTGTACATGCAATATTTATGAGAAAGACTTCAGTCATAGCTTAGACCTTAATAGTATTTTTAGCGTCTGTACTGTGGAGAAACCCCATGAATATGAGGAGAATGGGAATGTCTTTAATCAGAGTTCTTGTCTTCAAGTCCACCAGAAAATCCACACTGAAGAGAAACTATACACAAATGTGGAATATGAGAAGGGTTTTATTTGTAGCTCAAATCTTAACATTCAGCATAGAGTTCACACGGAAGAGATTCCTTATAATTCTGAGGAATGTGGTAATGCCTTCAATCTGGCCTCACATTTTCAGGACCTTCAGATAGTCCACACTAGGGAACAACCATATAAACATTATGCATGTGGTAACAGCTTCAACCAAAATTCATATCTTCAAGGTCATCAGAAAATTCACATTGGAGAAAAAGCTTACAAGGATTGTGGGAATGGCTTCAATTGGAGTTCAAAACTTAAAGATCGTCAGAGAgtccacactggagagaagccaTATAAATGCAATGCATGTGGTAAAGGGTTCAGTCATAGATCAGTTCTTAATGTTCATCAGAGAGTccatacaggagagaaaccttataaatgtGAGGAGTGTGACAAGGGATTTAGTCGGAGTTCATACCTTCAAGCCCATCAGAGAGtccacactggagaaaaaccGTATAAATGTGAAGAGTGTGGGAAGGGCTTCAGTCGCAATTCATACCTTCAAGGCCATCagagagttcacactggagagaaaccatacAAATGTGAGGAGTGTGGGAAGGGCTTCAGTCGGAGTTCACACCTTCAAGGCCATCAGCGAGtccacactggagaaaaaccGTTCAAATGTGAGGAGTGTGGGAAGGGATTCAGTTGGAGCTTTAATCTTCAAATTCATCAGAGagttcacacaggagagaaaccctataaatgtgGTGAATGTGGTAAGGGCTTCAGTAAGGCCTCAACTCTTCTGGCCCATCAGAGAGtccacacaggagagaagccATACCAATGTGATGAGTGTGGTAAGAGCTTCAGTCAGAGATCATACCTTCAAAGCCATCAGAGTGTCCACACTGGAGAGAGACCATATATATGTGAGGTATGTGGGAAAGGCTTCAGTCAGAGGGCATATCTTCAAGGTCATCAGAGAGTCCACACtagagtgaaaccatataaatgTGAGATGTGTGGGAAGGGCTTTAGTCAGAGTTCACGCCTTGAAGCACATCGGAGGGTCCACACAGGAGGGAAACCATACAAATGTGAAGTATGCACAAAGGGCTTCAGTGAGAGTTCACGCCTTCAAGCACATCAGAGGGTCCACACAGAAGGGAGGCCCTATAAATGTGAACAATGTGGTAAGGGTTTCAGCGGGTTTTCAAGTCTTCAGGCTCATCACAGAGTCCACACTGGGGAAAAACCATACAAATGTGAGGTATGTGGAAAGGGCTTCAGTCAGAGATCAAATCTTCAGGCTCATCAAAGAgtccacacaggagagaaaccataCAAGTGTGATGCATGTGGTAAGGGTTTCCGTTGGAGCTCAGGTCTACTTATTCATCAGAGAGTCCATAGTGGTGATAAATTCTATAAAAGTGAAGAGTATGGTAAGGATTATCCTTCATCAGAGAACCCATACAGAAATGAAGTTCTATAA
- the ZNF112 gene encoding zinc finger protein 112 isoform X1 has protein sequence MNSGPSLNKAGKFPSFLTRSENMVAKVGEVKSTIEFQMKKVLAFPWEKEEKMIKFQEPVMFKDVAVVFSEEELGLLDSTQRKLYRDVMLENFRNLVSVGNQFYKPELIFQLEREEKLLMMETETQRDGYIGTKSQHNMKSNQEVGLGYISPKELSSWQTWQQGAGGLITKCQDSMKKFQGNISHLQKQGDFPCQVWAGVPIHISEDENCILTHIEDVSNCLKSQEFPSWRAQHSWRKMYLTESHNYQCRCQQILMKNNFCKCDSTSWVSHHNDSVGVHRTEENYSCHDCGENIMKVSLLNQDLIQIGQKPYPCNEYRRAFSDDSSLEVYQKLELEGKGHTYSPCRKGCSYSSALCIHQSVHRGDGCVFESSHLQSHQRKPTEEKPCKCGYGESFSQCSSLNTCELTHIGETSCTCNIYEKDFSHSLDLNSIFSVCTVEKPHEYEENGNVFNQSSCLQVHQKIHTEEKLYTNVEYEKGFICSSNLNIQHRVHTEEIPYNSEECGNAFNLASHFQDLQIVHTREQPYKHYACGNSFNQNSYLQGHQKIHIGEKAYKDCGNGFNWSSKLKDRQRVHTGEKPYKCNACGKGFSHRSVLNVHQRVHTGEKPYKCEECDKGFSRSSYLQAHQRVHTGEKPYKCEECGKGFSRNSYLQGHQRVHTGEKPYKCEECGKGFSRSSHLQGHQRVHTGEKPFKCEECGKGFSWSFNLQIHQRVHTGEKPYKCGECGKGFSKASTLLAHQRVHTGEKPYQCDECGKSFSQRSYLQSHQSVHTGERPYICEVCGKGFSQRAYLQGHQRVHTRVKPYKCEMCGKGFSQSSRLEAHRRVHTGGKPYKCEVCTKGFSESSRLQAHQRVHTEGRPYKCEQCGKGFSGFSSLQAHHRVHTGEKPYKCEVCGKGFSQRSNLQAHQRVHTGEKPYKCDACGKGFRWSSGLLIHQRVHSGDKFYKSEEYGKDYPSSENPYRNEVL, from the exons ATGAATTCTGGCCCAAGCCTGAACAAGGCTGGCAAGTTCCCTTCCTTTCTGACCCGCAGTGAGAACATGGTGGCTAAAGTGGGTGAAGTGAAGTCTACAATCGAATTCCAGATGAAGAAG GTCTTGGCCTTTCCctgggaaaaggaggagaaaatgatCAAGTTCCAG GAGCCAGTGATGTTTAAGGATGTGGCTGTGGTCTTCAGTGAAGAGGAGCTGGGGCTGCTGGACTCCACCCAGAGGAAGCTGTACCGAGATGTGATGCTGGAGAATTTCAGGAACCTGGTCTCTGTGG GGAATCAGTTCTACAAACCAGAGCTTATATTCCAactggagagggaagaaaagcttTTGATGATGGAGACAGAAACCCAGAGAGATGGATATATAG GAACCAAGAGTCAGCATAATATGAAGAGTAATCAAGAAGTGGGATTAGGCTACATTTCTCCCAAGGAGCTTTCATCCTGGCAGACCTGGCAACAAGGTGCAGGTGGTTTAATAACCAAGTGTCAAGATTCCATGAAAAAATTTCAAGGGAAtatttctcatttgcaaaaacaAGGTGATTTCCCCTGCCAGGTTTGGGCAGGAGTGCCAATTCATATATCTGAAGATGAGAACTGTATACTGACTCATATAGAGGATGTTTCCAATTGCCTAAAAAGCCAAGAATTTCCATCTTGGAGAGCCCAGCATTCTTGGAGGAAAATGTATCTGACAGAGTCACATAATTATCAGTGTAGATGTCAGcaaattttgatgaaaaataatttctgtaagtGTGACAGCACCAGTTGGGTCTCACATCACAATGATAGTGTGGGAGTacacagaacagaagaaaattacAGCTGCCATGACTGTGGAGAGAACATCATGAAGGTTTCTTTGCTTAATCAGGACTTAATACAAATAGGGCAAAAGCCCTACCCCTGTAATGAGTACAGAAGAGCCTTCAGTGATGACTCCAGCTTAGAAGTTTATCAGAAGTTAGAATTAGAAGGGAAGGGCCACACCTACAGTCCGTGTAGAAAGGGCTGTAGTTACAGTTCAGCTCTTTGTATTCATCAAAGTGTTCATAGAGGAGATGGTTGTGTTTTTGAGAGTTCACATCTGCAGTCCCATCAGAGAAAACCTACAGAAGAGAAGCCATGTAAGTGTGGATATGGTGAGAGCTTCAGTCAGTGCTCCTCTCTTAACACTTGTGAACTTACTCACATAGGAGAGACATCCTGTACATGCAATATTTATGAGAAAGACTTCAGTCATAGCTTAGACCTTAATAGTATTTTTAGCGTCTGTACTGTGGAGAAACCCCATGAATATGAGGAGAATGGGAATGTCTTTAATCAGAGTTCTTGTCTTCAAGTCCACCAGAAAATCCACACTGAAGAGAAACTATACACAAATGTGGAATATGAGAAGGGTTTTATTTGTAGCTCAAATCTTAACATTCAGCATAGAGTTCACACGGAAGAGATTCCTTATAATTCTGAGGAATGTGGTAATGCCTTCAATCTGGCCTCACATTTTCAGGACCTTCAGATAGTCCACACTAGGGAACAACCATATAAACATTATGCATGTGGTAACAGCTTCAACCAAAATTCATATCTTCAAGGTCATCAGAAAATTCACATTGGAGAAAAAGCTTACAAGGATTGTGGGAATGGCTTCAATTGGAGTTCAAAACTTAAAGATCGTCAGAGAgtccacactggagagaagccaTATAAATGCAATGCATGTGGTAAAGGGTTCAGTCATAGATCAGTTCTTAATGTTCATCAGAGAGTccatacaggagagaaaccttataaatgtGAGGAGTGTGACAAGGGATTTAGTCGGAGTTCATACCTTCAAGCCCATCAGAGAGtccacactggagaaaaaccGTATAAATGTGAAGAGTGTGGGAAGGGCTTCAGTCGCAATTCATACCTTCAAGGCCATCagagagttcacactggagagaaaccatacAAATGTGAGGAGTGTGGGAAGGGCTTCAGTCGGAGTTCACACCTTCAAGGCCATCAGCGAGtccacactggagaaaaaccGTTCAAATGTGAGGAGTGTGGGAAGGGATTCAGTTGGAGCTTTAATCTTCAAATTCATCAGAGagttcacacaggagagaaaccctataaatgtgGTGAATGTGGTAAGGGCTTCAGTAAGGCCTCAACTCTTCTGGCCCATCAGAGAGtccacacaggagagaagccATACCAATGTGATGAGTGTGGTAAGAGCTTCAGTCAGAGATCATACCTTCAAAGCCATCAGAGTGTCCACACTGGAGAGAGACCATATATATGTGAGGTATGTGGGAAAGGCTTCAGTCAGAGGGCATATCTTCAAGGTCATCAGAGAGTCCACACtagagtgaaaccatataaatgTGAGATGTGTGGGAAGGGCTTTAGTCAGAGTTCACGCCTTGAAGCACATCGGAGGGTCCACACAGGAGGGAAACCATACAAATGTGAAGTATGCACAAAGGGCTTCAGTGAGAGTTCACGCCTTCAAGCACATCAGAGGGTCCACACAGAAGGGAGGCCCTATAAATGTGAACAATGTGGTAAGGGTTTCAGCGGGTTTTCAAGTCTTCAGGCTCATCACAGAGTCCACACTGGGGAAAAACCATACAAATGTGAGGTATGTGGAAAGGGCTTCAGTCAGAGATCAAATCTTCAGGCTCATCAAAGAgtccacacaggagagaaaccataCAAGTGTGATGCATGTGGTAAGGGTTTCCGTTGGAGCTCAGGTCTACTTATTCATCAGAGAGTCCATAGTGGTGATAAATTCTATAAAAGTGAAGAGTATGGTAAGGATTATCCTTCATCAGAGAACCCATACAGAAATGAAGTTCTATAA